A region of Vigna radiata var. radiata cultivar VC1973A chromosome 6, Vradiata_ver6, whole genome shotgun sequence DNA encodes the following proteins:
- the LOC111240490 gene encoding uncharacterized protein LOC111240490 codes for MERIYDAKRCGDENRLTFTEYLLIGEAGHWWGSSKMLLEDKHTPITWEVFKKKFYEEYFPNSVRFAKEVEFLQLVQGGMTVSEYANRFKQLMRFYTMRMSEERQCRKFENRLREDLKPVIASHCIQKFPALVERAKVLEKNLMDAERRKKQQQPSSKGPIFSRTNPGPRATPYSRPMSSSGPSALAARPVNYARPSGQPGSVNCFICGGPHFMKDCPKQGNAKYCVRCRRNGHWERECNMGDKAFSRPPNTGRFQQSGGRAQAAGRVYAIIGAEASSVGNLITSTCLLHGMPCCVLFDSGATHSFISKACVNRLGLTERELQLDLVVSTPAAGEVRTSTVCVRCPIEVEGYKFKVNLICLPLQDLEVIPGMDWLASNHILIDCGKKQLIFPKEEEKFTLTLDQIREDLIEGAMSFLILTYMDASETDRPVGDHSVIDEFLDAFPEEVPGLPPPREVEFSIDFISGAGPISIAPYRMAPAELAKLKKQIEELLEKKFIRQVHHLGELQCCWSKRRMAALDSTLTTGS; via the coding sequence ATGGAAAGGATATATGACGCCAAGAGGTGTGGAGACGAGAACCGTCTGACGTTTACTGAGTATCTACTAATCGGAGAGGCCGGTCACTGGTGGGGTAGCTCAAAGATGTTGTTGGAAGACAAGCACACCCCTATTACATGGGAAGTATTCAAGAAGAAGTTCTATGAAGAGTACTTTCCAAATAGCGTCCGGTTCGCTAAAGAAGTGGAATTCCTTCAACTAGTTCAAGGAGGTATGACGGTGTCTGAATACGCCAACAGATTCAAACAGTTGATGAGATTCTACACAATGAGGATGAGTGAAGAAAGGCAATGtagaaagtttgaaaacagaCTGAGGGAAGATCTGAAGCCGGTTATTGCCAGCCATTGCATTCAGAAGTTCCCTGCCTTAGTGGAGAGGGCTAAGGTATTAGAGAAGAATCTGATGGACGCTGAGAGACGCAAGAAGCAACAACAGCCAAGCTCCAAGGGGCCTATCTTTTCAAGAACCAACCCTGGTCCCAGAGCAACCCCTTACTCTCGGCCCATGTCATCCTCAGGTCCTTCTGCTTTGGCCGCCCGACCTGTTAACTATGCCAGACCTTCCGGTCAGCCGGGGAGTGTAAACTGTTTCATCTGTGGAGGCCCTCACTTCATGAAAGACTGCCCCAAGCAGGGAAATGCCAAATACTGTGTCCGGTGCAGAAGGAATGGACACTGGGAGAGGGAATGCAATATGGGGGACAAAGCATTCTCAAGACCACCAAACACTGGAAGATTTCAACAGAGTGGTGGCCGAGCACAAGCAGCTGGCCGAGTCTATGCTATCATAGGAGCCGAAGCATCTAGTGTAGGTAACCTCATCACCAGTACTTGCTTATTGCATGGAATGCCCTGCTGTGTGTTATTTGATTCGGGGGCAACACATTCCTTCATCTCGAAGGCATGTGTTAATAGACTGGGTTTGACAGAGAGAGAGTTGCAGCTTGATTTGGTGGTGTCAACCCCAGCAGCTGGTGAGGTTAGGACGTCTACCGTATGCGTTAGATGCCCTATTGAGGTAGAAGGGTATAAGTTTAAGGTGAACCTCATATGTTTGCCTCTTCAAGACTTAGAAGTAATTCCAGGGATGGATTGGTTAGCCTCCAATCACATTCTTATTGATTGTGGGAAGAAGCAGCTGATTTTcccaaaagaagaagagaagtttACCTTAACGCTCGATCAGATCAGAGAGGACTTGATTGAAGGCGCCATGAGTTTCCTCATCCTGACGTATATGGACGCAAGTGAAACAGACCGTCCGGTTGGAGACCATTCGGTTATTGATGAATTTCTGGACGCTTTTCCGGAAGAAGTGCCAGGCCTACCCCCACCAAGAGAGGTTGAGTTCTCCATTGACTTTATCTCGGGAGCTGGCCCAATCTCCATAGCCCCGTATAGAATGGCTCCAGCTGAATTAGCCAAGTTAAAGAAGCAAATAGAGGAGTTATTGGAGAAGAAATTCATCCGGCAAGTGCATCACCTTGGAGAGCTCCAGTGCTGTTGGTCAAAAAGAAGGATGGCAGCTCTCGATTCTACATTGACTACCGGCAGTTGA